The following are encoded in a window of Microcaecilia unicolor chromosome 14, aMicUni1.1, whole genome shotgun sequence genomic DNA:
- the LOC115458396 gene encoding protein RRNAD1-like, whose translation MTNFSSQPFSLQQQKQLALNITRVLSIYGYITDSYIIEFFTDDLWDTLPQSWQTVLADLPSAQLADLLLETGNTKEICYRSVWPLSLLAFKVTAHTLAFPRVAREAGNGMLEEFRHNHCQSAMLEPLLRRHVKPKKQHEIRRLGELVKKLSNVTGCDCIVDVGSGQGHLSRFLSFGLRLSVTAMEADEHLVTMATKFDQQLGFALQKERKKAMECLGGDGSHSLTLQMPRHVWGWVDPKASWEHFIIQLCKDQSLETHTYSTAITSPSQVAGLGSITPGQQRLACQGRTCATDVEKDLPAVASETSVSKSHSKTTAELEVNGNRPASSLNQDGHRSWNGHSCPDNSRNSDIRRTSMLSNCYHIKQPCQPGPYFSPESRFVLTGLHACGDLSVAMLRHFARCPNIVGITSVACCYMKISTAETPVPPGVPRPRRFPEPAQSSEPGYPMSTWLAQLPGHQLSYKSREVACHAIEEYAERLRGKSTGLRSHCFRAVLETVIRGLDPSKKRLGVQTIKKAHELSFEEYARQGLARVGLDPNVPLDKASVEAMLSQEQNVVAFFSLALLLAPLVETILLLDRMIFLQESGFHCELLPLFDPKLSPRNLVLVAAKPTSSTTTTLTTDDLGTPRSTDNCRR comes from the exons ATGACCAACTTCTCTTCTCAGCCTTTCTCCCTACAGCAGCAGAAgcagctggcactgaatatcacacGTGTCCTTTCGATCTACGGCTACATTACGGACTCCTACATCATC GAGTTTTTTACAGACGATCTCTGGGATACTCTGCCTCAGTCTTGGCAGACAGTGCTGGCTGACCTCCCTTCTGCCCAATTAGCTGATTTGTTGCTGGAGACCGGGAACACAAAGGAAATCTG CTACAGGTCAGTGTGGCCCCTCTCCCTGCTGGCGTTTAAAGTCACAGCACACACGTTAGCTTTCCCCCGAGTAGCCAGAGAGGCGGGGAACGGTATGCTGGAAGAGTTCCGCCACAATCACTGCCAGAGCGCCATGCTTGAACCCCTCCTCCGGAGGCACGTGAAGCCCAAGAAACAACATGAGattcggcggctgggggag CTAGTAAAGAAGCTGAGCAACGTCACAGGTTGCGACTGCATTGTGGATGTTGGATCTGGCCAG GGCCATCTCTCCCGGTTCCTGTCCTTCGGCCTCCGTTTGTCCGTCACAGCTATGGAGGCAGATGAGCATCTGGTCACCATGGCCACCAAGTTCGACCAGCAGCTGGGGTTCGCCttacagaaagagagaaagaaggcaaTGGAG tgCCTCGGTGGAGATGGAAGCCACAGCCTTACCCTCCAGATGCCAAGACATGTATGGGGATGGGTGGACCCCAAAGCATCCTGGGAACACTTTATTATCCAGTTATGCAAGGACCAGTCTTTAGAAACCCATACCTATTCAACAGCAATAACTAGCCCATCCCAGGTAGCCGGATTGGGCTCTATAACTCCAGGACAGCAGCGTCTTGCTTGTCAAGGTAGGACCTGTGctacagatgtagagaaggaccTGCCAGCAGTGGCCAGTGAAACATCAGTAAGTAAAAGTCACAGTAAAACAACAGCGGAGCTTGAAGTAAATGGAAACAGACCAGCAAGTTCTTTAAACCAGGATGGACACAGGTCTTGGAATGGTCACAGCTGTCCAGACAATTCCAGGAATTCAGACATTAGAAGAACTTCTATGTTATCAAACTGTTACCATATAAAGCAGCCATGCCAGCCGGGACCTTATTTCTCCCCCGAGAGCAGGTTTGTGCTAACAGGACTACATGCTTGTGGTGACCTCAGTGTCGCCATGCTCCGCCATTTTGCAAGGTGTCCCAACATCGTGGGCATCACTTCGGTGGCCTGCTGCTACATGAAGATCAGCACCGCTGAGACGCCTGTTCCACCGGGTGTCCCGAGGCCCCGTCGCTTTCCTGAGCCTGCTCAATCCTCAGAGCCTGGCTACCCTATGAGCACCTGGCTGGCGCAGCTCCCCGGCCACCAGCTCTCTTACAAATCACGTGAAGTGGCCTGCCATGCCATCGAGGAGTACGCCGAACGCCTTCGGGGCAAGAGTACAGGCCTTCGGTCACACTGCTTTCGAGCTGTGTTGGAGACAGTGATTAGGGGGTTAGACCCATCCAAGAAGCGACTGGGTGTCCAGACGATAAAAAAGGCACATGAGCTTTCCTTTGAAGA GTACGCCCGTCAGGGGCTAGCCCGAGTGGGATTGGACCCCAACGTCCCTCTGGACAAGGCCTCGGTGGAGGCAATGCTTTCTCAGGAACAGAATGTGGTGGCATTTTTCAGTTTGGCTCTGCTGCTGGCTCCTTTAGTGGAAACAATCCTTCTGTTGGACAGAATGATATTTCTGCAGGAGAGCG GTTTTCATTGTGAGCTGCTTCCCCTCTTTGATCCCAAGCTCTCCCCCAGGAATCTGGTTCTGGTGGCTGCCAAAcccacctcctccaccaccaccacccttacTACAGATGACCTTGGCACGCCAAG